Genomic window (Verrucomicrobiia bacterium):
TGCAGTTGATACGTTCCCGCCGGCAAGTCATAAAAGAAAAATTCCCCCCGCGTGTCGCTGGTTGTCTTTGCGCCGGTTTCGATAACTTCTACGACCGCGCCGCTTACCGGGCGGCCGGAAAGGGAGTCAAGAATTTGTCCGGAAATTTTAAGGTTGGATTCGGCTTGAAGAGCATCAGTCCATCCGAGAACCAGGATGGCCGCAAATCCGAGCGTTTGGCCGAGGCGAAAAAAAATTCCCGCCTTCGGCGAGAATCGAAAATCCATTCTCCTTCCCGCGAAGGTATATGGTTTGCGCCTCGGCAGGTCTCCTGGCTTGCAGCATCCCGGCGCGCCTTCCCATCCCGATAACTCGGAAAAGTGGCATTTGCGCGGGCCCGGCTGCTCACAGTAGCGGGGCTGCGGCGGTTTTGCACCGCCTTCCCTATTAAGCTCGACGAGCGCCGAAGCTCTGTCACATTTAATCTATCAAGGTTGACGGATTCTGTCAAGAAAAAAGCGACCCGCTCCAAGGAGGGTGAAGCGGGTCTTGAGCCCTCTTTTTACTGCGGTAACCCTTTAACCGGCGCAACCAGAGTCCTCGGTGAAGGAGGTTGAGTAGGTTGCAATTTATTCAAACATCAAAGCCCGTGCCGACTTGAGAGTGGAAGGGTAAAAAGCTAACTTGTTGGAATTCAAAAGAGAATCGTGAATTAAATTTCCCCGGCAGCAACAGAAATCGCAGAAACTGCGTTTTGGCTTAATTCCGGCGCAGAATTAGCGTATCAGAATCATTTTCTTGGTTTCGGAATATCCCGCCGCTTCGGCCTTGTAGAAATAAATCCCGGAGGAAACCGGCTTCCCGTTTTGGTCTGTTCCGTCCCAAGTCAAAATCTGCCTTCCGGCAGTTGCTTCCCCTTCCAACTCATTCACCACCTGCCCGGTTAAATTGTAAATACGCACGGAGTACCGCCCCGCTTTGGGGAGCGTAAGGGAAAAGGAGGTGGAGGGGTTGAAGGGGTTGGGGAAATTCTGGCTTAAACCGAAGCTTGTAGGGGCCGGCTGTTGGCCTATTTCTACATTTGCAGGCAAGGTCGTAAACGTTGGCAAGGCGATGCCGTAATAGTCGCAGGCGGAAACCTCGACCGGTGTTGGAAGGCTGTCGCAGGGTATCGAGAGAACCCGCCGGGTCCCGGGCGGAATTCTGGCATCCTTTTGTGAGGCCACCAAAAGTATCCGCATCTCGCCGCCGACCGAGTTTTCTTTTATTTCCAAACTGACTGCCGAGTCCAGCTTGACCGGCGTTCCCGTTGTCCCGGCTAAATGGAGTCGCAGGAAAAGCCCGCCCAAATCGTAAAAGGAGTTCGTGGTGACAATCAGGTTTGGACCCTCTTTTGTGAAGCTGACATTAACCGGCTTCGGCTCGCCGCGAGGCAGCGGGTTGGCATCCCCCGTTAAAATCCGCGCCATCGTGACCAAGTCTGAAATGTCCAGAACTAATCCATCCCCGTTTACGTCCGAGTTTAGTATTTGAAGCCGCTTTAAAACCGAATCCGGATAAAATACCAAATCCCCATACGGGAAATAGTTCTTAAACAGCTCAAAATCGGCGACCTCAAAGCTTATCCCGTTCAGGTTGAGATCTCCCCGGAATTCATCGTAGGGGGGCTGGGGCAATCGGATTCCACCGTTGACAAAGTCGATAAACTTTTTGGCTTGAGGGCCGTTTGAAGTGGAAGTCGTGCAAGCGGAAACGTTAGTGGGAAAACTGGTGGCAAGGTTGATTGGAGCACCCGTCACGTCGTAAAGGGCATTCACCGTCCAAAGCCGCTGTCCGGTCGAGTCCGAAATCGTGTTATCGCTGCAATCAAACCAGAACCATGAAATTGGGCAGAATTGTCCGGCAAGCACCCGGTCGGCACTTGTTCTGAACTTCAGAACCGCCAATTCCCCTTTGTTTTCCCTTGTCCAGTTTGGCTGATTGCCATCGTTCACGTCGGCTATGGCTACGATGCGGATGAGACAGGAAGGACAGCCCGAGCCGCAGTTGCCGTTGCCGACTGCCCCGTAGCGGTAGGTAAAAAACTCCCAGTCCTGCTCGACCAAAAGCGCTCCCTTGCGGGTGGCCAAAAACTGCAAGCAGGCGCAATCGTAGGACATTAGAAACGAAAAGCCCCCGATTGTCTTGCCGTTCACCAAACTTGGGTCGGCGGCCTCATTCAGATTTCGAATTGACACTTCCGCGTCCGTGCCTTGTTGAGCGGTAATTGTATCTACTGCGAGCAGGAATCTTGAACCCTCAATTACATTTAAGGTGTAGCAGCATTGACTCGAAGCTCCGCAAAGATCGGTGACCATAAGGCATATCTGGTGTACTCCAAAATCCGCGGCGTAGGGAGTCCATTGAACTAATCCGGACGGTGAAACGGTCAAACCCGCCGGACCGGAAACCAGCGAAAAAGTCAAACTATCAGTGTCGGCGGGGTCTGCATCCTGGGCTTTTACTTGCACCTGATAAAGTCTATTCACTTGAATTTGCGCATTGGGCGGGCAGAGGATGCTCGGCGCGGCGTTGGTAACGACCAAATGGAAGGAAGTATTCGCCGTTAAGGGTCCGGGCGTACAACTGCCGTAGCCGTCATTTATTTGAATAGACACGATTTGAGGTGAAGCCCCTACGTCTTTACATGTCGTTTGATACGTCCAAACACCGTTCGAATCAATTGCACCCGGCCCATAGGTTTGAGTAAAAGTAAACGCATCACCGGAATCAGGATCGCTGACCTGAATCTGATTGGTCGCCATCTGTCCATGGGAAACCGTGACGGTTTGTTGGGCAGGAATAGCGTCGGGAGAGTGGTCGTTAACGAGAAGAAAAAACTTGCAGTAACCCAAGAGAAGAGAGGGACCGTTGCTTCTCACTATTAGTTGGACAACAATACCGTGTTTCCCAAGGTTGCAGGTATTTTGCAGCGTATAAAGCCCCGTGATTGAATCAATGGTTCCCGGGCCATATTCCAGTATGTACCTTACATTCGGCTCACCCTCCCGGTCGCTTCCAAAATCAACAGAGTAGGGGGGCCCGCCATACCGTATTGTGTCCTCTGTCGGGCAATTTTCAAGGGATGGGAGCGGGGGAGGGACGTAGAAAGTGCCCGATACAGGCAACTCCCGGCCGTCATAGGTGGAGGCATGAATTTCGAAGCTATCAAGAGTTTCGCTTCGGTAGGGTATCAAAAGGACCTGCCGTTTGTAACGTGGAATTCTGGCGCTATCCGCATCAAAATCCGGAGACAAAAGTACCCGTAGCTCACCGTGGGCGATTTGATATGAAAGCTCAAGATTTATGGCGGTATCCAAAATGCTTGGAGGTCCAAAAGGAAGGCCGGATTTCAGACGGATAAAGACTCCCCCTATATCCTGCTTACAAAGCGTATGAACAAGTAATCCTCTTGAGCTTGGAATGATGGTGAAGTAGGCCGAATCGCTAAGAGTATCCAAGGCGGGTTTTGGCAAGGGATTGGCATCCCCCATTATAACGCGGGCAATATGCACCAAGTCCGCAACCCTAAGAGGTTGCGCGTCTCCGTTCACGTCCGAAGCGGCGATTTGAGCTTGCCTTGCTGCCGAATCTGAAAAGAGTACCGAATCTCCATATAGAAAATAATTCTGATAGAGCACATAATCCGCAATTTCGTATGCTATTCCGTTCAAGTTCAAATCCCCGCGGTCGTTGTTACAGCCATCGGGATTTGGAATGCCAATCCCACCGTTAACAAAAGTGATGCCCCGCTCGACGCGGACTTTTCTGTCGTCAAAAGAAAGGGTATCGCAACTTGAAATGTCTAAAGGGAAAGCTGCCTTTAAATCGAGGAGATTGCCAACAAAATTTATTAAGGAATCGACCATCCAAACTCGATTCTCGGGAAAGTCCATCAGACGATTATCGTAGCAGCTACGCCAGTGCCAACTTACGGGTAAAATCTGTCCCGACAGAGTACAATCGTTTTTTACCTTGAATCTTAACACCAGCCATTCGCCAACATTTTGGCGGGTCAACTGAGGATGGCCGTCTTCGTGTTTGCTTTCGGCCATTGCCGTAATCAACACCGGCGCAAAGGCCCGACAATCGCCTCCCAGAGAACAGGCCGCCGGCTGCGTAATCTCCGTGATTTCCCATCCCTGCTCATCCAGCACCTTTCCAAGCCGAACACCTATAAGTTCAAGGTTTCTATCATCGTAATTGATGAGAAATGAAAACGAGCCAATCGCCGTGCCTTTTCCCACGCCCGGCTTGGAAGGCTCGCTGATATTACGGATGGAAAGACCGACTTCCGCCCCCAAATAGGACATGGTCTGGTCTATGGCAAAGCGAAAGTTTGGCTCCGATTCAGGAAGCGTGCTGCCGAACGTGGAGAGGGGAAGAAATAAGAAGAGAGTCAAAAAGCCAAACAAGAACCGCCGCAACGGCAACCTCCCAATTCTTTCTGGGCACCCGCCCTCCAGATGCTGATTCCAATATAAAGGCATGGACTATCCGGTCAAGCTAAAAATAGAATTGGCAGGAAAAGCGCAAAAACTGCTTATAAGCTCTATTTGATTAGCATCATCCTCTTGATTGACACGGACTTGCCGGCCTCCGCTTTGTAGAAATAAATTCCCGAAGAGACCGTCGCCCCCTTTTGGTCCGTCCCGTCCCAAGTCAAAATCTGTTTTCCAGCCGGTGCCTCCCCCTCAAATGTTTTCACCACCTGCCCGGTTAGGTTGTAAATGCGCACCAAGTAGCGGCCGGATTTTGGCATCGAAAGCGTGAAGGAAGTGGAGGCGTTGAACGGATTGGGATAATTCTGGCCCAGTTCAAAACCTTGCGGGCGATTTTTATCGTTATCCTCGATGCCGGTCGTAATCAAGGTGATGCCACCGCAGGTGTATTCAATTTGGGCCGTGTCAATCCAGTTCTGGTCGGAATCATACATTGTATTGTCGGTCGAATCCTGGAATAGAAAACAAATTGGAATAAATGTTCCCGGCGGGGGCTGGTTCGACACGAAAAAGTTCAAATAAGCCACCGGGCCGCTGTCCGGCTGCAGAGGAAACGATGTGTCCGCGATGCCGGTGATGTAGATTTCTCCCGGGGGGGCACCCCCATCAAAGTCAAAAAAAGTCCAGCTTACGTTCCTTGGAGCGGGCGTAACCGACTGGAACGTCAGGAAGTTCTGATCATAGCTCACCCGCATGTACAAAAGCCCCACCGGCCGGTCGTTGGTTATCGAAATGGT
Coding sequences:
- a CDS encoding T9SS type A sorting domain-containing protein; translated protein: MRRFLFGFLTLFLFLPLSTFGSTLPESEPNFRFAIDQTMSYLGAEVGLSIRNISEPSKPGVGKGTAIGSFSFLINYDDRNLELIGVRLGKVLDEQGWEITEITQPAACSLGGDCRAFAPVLITAMAESKHEDGHPQLTRQNVGEWLVLRFKVKNDCTLSGQILPVSWHWRSCYDNRLMDFPENRVWMVDSLINFVGNLLDLKAAFPLDISSCDTLSFDDRKVRVERGITFVNGGIGIPNPDGCNNDRGDLNLNGIAYEIADYVLYQNYFLYGDSVLFSDSAARQAQIAASDVNGDAQPLRVADLVHIARVIMGDANPLPKPALDTLSDSAYFTIIPSSRGLLVHTLCKQDIGGVFIRLKSGLPFGPPSILDTAINLELSYQIAHGELRVLLSPDFDADSARIPRYKRQVLLIPYRSETLDSFEIHASTYDGRELPVSGTFYVPPPLPSLENCPTEDTIRYGGPPYSVDFGSDREGEPNVRYILEYGPGTIDSITGLYTLQNTCNLGKHGIVVQLIVRSNGPSLLLGYCKFFLLVNDHSPDAIPAQQTVTVSHGQMATNQIQVSDPDSGDAFTFTQTYGPGAIDSNGVWTYQTTCKDVGASPQIVSIQINDGYGSCTPGPLTANTSFHLVVTNAAPSILCPPNAQIQVNRLYQVQVKAQDADPADTDSLTFSLVSGPAGLTVSPSGLVQWTPYAADFGVHQICLMVTDLCGASSQCCYTLNVIEGSRFLLAVDTITAQQGTDAEVSIRNLNEAADPSLVNGKTIGGFSFLMSYDCACLQFLATRKGALLVEQDWEFFTYRYGAVGNGNCGSGCPSCLIRIVAIADVNDGNQPNWTRENKGELAVLKFRTSADRVLAGQFCPISWFWFDCSDNTISDSTGQRLWTVNALYDVTGAPINLATSFPTNVSACTTSTSNGPQAKKFIDFVNGGIRLPQPPYDEFRGDLNLNGISFEVADFELFKNYFPYGDLVFYPDSVLKRLQILNSDVNGDGLVLDISDLVTMARILTGDANPLPRGEPKPVNVSFTKEGPNLIVTTNSFYDLGGLFLRLHLAGTTGTPVKLDSAVSLEIKENSVGGEMRILLVASQKDARIPPGTRRVLSIPCDSLPTPVEVSACDYYGIALPTFTTLPANVEIGQQPAPTSFGLSQNFPNPFNPSTSFSLTLPKAGRYSVRIYNLTGQVVNELEGEATAGRQILTWDGTDQNGKPVSSGIYFYKAEAAGYSETKKMILIR
- a CDS encoding T9SS type A sorting domain-containing protein, with protein sequence MKPLPPAKAGSPAALLFALLFLFFIASPAQFASPILNPAVQKPNEMKIDSTDQPGQLVSATISITNDRPVGLLYMRVSYDQNFLTFQSVTPAPRNVSWTFFDFDGGAPPGEIYITGIADTSFPLQPDSGPVAYLNFFVSNQPPPGTFIPICFLFQDSTDNTMYDSDQNWIDTAQIEYTCGGITLITTGIEDNDKNRPQGFELGQNYPNPFNASTSFTLSMPKSGRYLVRIYNLTGQVVKTFEGEAPAGKQILTWDGTDQKGATVSSGIYFYKAEAGKSVSIKRMMLIK